In Quercus robur chromosome 10, dhQueRobu3.1, whole genome shotgun sequence, a genomic segment contains:
- the LOC126703301 gene encoding uncharacterized protein LOC126703301 — protein sequence MINGEETRGTQSLVPSPPPPPPPQPPSDRPKSDGGGGGGDGGVDAGELALAISPASASPSSQYSSCGGESEFDRYCSANSAMGTPSISSSTITNFYDFTDSELFTRNLGFSGDDGGGGGLEGFSLGGKFDSNQNRNVDFRREMIGDDGVSRLELYDNKGLGLDDDSGKEEGSMGSREDGEFGVMRGQDVDVDVEVGESGVGEGSSNRVVGEEGGGLFDGMKVEFGFEGGGKERERGEGEEDGDSSRYEHSEGEDSMYNYGSDGECRDQFHVQRNVSYGREKKVENENPLLINSSVAFGSDDWDDFEQETEGSGMLASLTLDPFQEQKEKDSETEGNLLNSNSEITHGIPSAGQIDQGQVVTEMSLVGKLIEGDYELGDDIDGCSVTPTGISSLAEPKRMEVVRSIPEASYQVLGGDELAEHTESASIIPIGFLNVNESGQQHVRDTTVTDNQVRDSEKPESSVSNLFQMELEELAEGLPLDMDLNTVDSGMEREHQRVNTEEVIGTAKSRDLSNQDVGKSKIKFDLLDVTVNQSSSPSTVSPETTNLKLFDDRETMSSPSVFENKMRIVSNNSSVSAVLSEDAVSLQTENLDINEFYDEVVHDMEEILLESCETPRTRFSQDNRMFQSQLSLPVRDGGSTASTSGTDDAFPLIQHPLRIDGIEVVGARQKKGNVSFSERLVGVKEYTVYKMRVWGGKDQWEVERRYRDFYTLYRRLKTIFADQGWILPTPWFSVEKESRKIFGNVSPDVIAERSVLIQECLRSILHSRFFSSIPTPLIWFLSPQDSFPSSPMSKTPVSQPTSFARVADTENVSNLGKTISLVVELHPYKSMKQMLEAQHYTCAGCHKHFDDGKTMMQDFVQTFGWGKPRLCEYTGQLYCSSCHTNETAVLPARVLHQWDFTQYLVSQMAKSYLDSIHDQPMLCVSAVNPFLFSKVPALLHVMGIRKKIGTMLPYVHCPFRRTINKGLGSRRYLLESNDFFALRDLIDLSKGPFAALPVMVETVSRKILEHITEQCLICCDVGVPCSARQACNDPSALIFPFQEGEVEKCRSCEALFHKACFRKIINCPCGAQLRPEERVDNGAGGEVNRTLGRRSGSGLSVGLLSGLFTRAKPEKTEPKDGDNVILMGSLPSTSL from the exons ATGATCAATGGGGAGGAAACTCGGGGGACCCAATCTCTAGTCccctctcctcctcctccaccaccgCCGCAACCGCCGTCCGATCGTCCCAAATCGGAcggcggtggcggtggtggcGACGGTGGCGTCGATGCGGGTGAGTTAGCTCTTGCTATCTCGCCCGCATCGGCGTCGCCGTCGTCGCAGTACTCGTCGTGCGGCGGTGAGTCCGAGTTCGACCGCTATTGCAGCGCGAACTCGGCCATGGGCACGCCTAGTATTTCCAGTAGCACGATCAccaatttttatgattttacaGACTCTGAATTGTTCACGAGAAATTTAGGGTTTTCCGGggatgatggtggtggtggtggattggAGGGTTTTAGTTTGGGAGGGAAATTCGATTCGAATCAAAATAGAAACGTTGATTTTCGACGAGAAATGATTGGGGATGATGGGGTTAGTAGGTTGGAATTGTATGATAATAAGGGACTTGGACTTGATGATGATTCGGGTAAGGAAGAAGGGTCTATGGGGTCGAGAGAGGATGGGGAGTTTGGAGTAATGAGGGGTCAGGATGTGGATGTGGATGTGGAAGTGGGAGAGAGTGGAGTTGGGGAAGGTTCTTCGAATAGGGTAGTTGGCGAAGAGGGTGGTGGTTTATTTGATGGGATGAAGGTGGAATTTGGTTTCGAGGGTGGTGgaaaggagagggagagaggggaaggagaagaggatGGGGACTCGTCGAGGTATGAGCATTCAGAAGGTGAAGATTCGATGTATAATTATGGTTCGGATGGTGAGTGTAGGGATCAATTTCATGTTCAGAGAAATGTGAGTTATGGCCGGGAAAAAAAAGTGGAGAACGAAAATCCGTTGCTTATTAACTCGTCTGTGGCGTTTGGTTCGGATGATTGGGATGATTTTGAGCAAGAAACGGAGGGAAGTGGTATGCTGGCTTCTCTGACATTGGATCCGTTCCAGGAACAGAAAGAAAAGGATAGTGAAACTGAGGGAAACCTTCTGAATTCAAATTCTGAGATTACACATGGGATTCCTTCTGCTGGTCAGATTGACCAAGGACAAGTTGTGACAGAAATGTCTTTGGTGGGAAAACTAATTGAAGGGGATTATGAATTGGGTGATGATATTGATGGGTGTTCTGTGACCCCAACTGGTATTTCAAGTTTGGCAGAACCAAAGCGGATGGAAGTTGTGAGAAGCATTCCTGAAGCCAGTTATCAAGTTCTAGGTGGTGATGAATTGGCAGAACATACTGAAAGTGCTTCCATAATTCCAATTGGGTTTTTGAATGTCAATGAATCAGGGCAGCAACATGTGAGAGACACTACCGTTACCGACAATCAAGTTCGAGATTCTGAAAAACCAGAAAGTTCTGTTAGCAATCTCTTTCAAATGGAGCTGGAAGAGCTTGCTGAAGGACTACCTCTGGACATGGATTTGAACACTGTGGATAGTGGCATGGAAAGGGAGCATCAGCGTGTAAATACTGAAGAAGTTATTGGCACTGCTAAAAGTAGAGATTTATCAAATCAAGATGTGGggaaatcaaaaataaaatttgacctCCTTGATGTTACAGTTAATCAATCTTCCTCCCCTTCAACTGTTTCTCCAGAAACCACAAATCTCAAATTATTTGATGATCGTGAAACAATGTCATCTCCatctgtttttgaaaataagatgAGGATAGTTTCAAACAATTCTTCTGTTTCAGCAGTTCTCTCTGAAGACGCTGTATCACTTCAG ACGGAGAATCTTGATATAAATGAATTCTACGATGAGGTTGTTCATGACATGGAAGAAATTTTGCTTGAATCTTGTGAGACTCCCAGGACTAGGTTCTCTCAGGATAATAGAATGTTTCAGTCGCAGCTGTCTCTACCTGTAAGAGATGGTGGGTCAACTGCTTCTACTTCTGGTACAGATGACGCTTTTCCTCTCATTCAACACCCGCTTAGAATTGATGGGATTGAAGTAGTTGGTGCGAGACAGAAGAAGGGGAATGTCTCCTTTAGTGAAAGACTGGTTGGAGTGAAGGAATACACTGTGTATAAAATGAGAGTGTGGGGCGGCAAGGATCAATGGGAGGTTGAACGACGATATCGTGATTTTTACACTCTATATCGTCGGTTGAAAACTATATTTGCCGACCAAGGCTGGATTCTACCTACCCCCTGGTTCTCTGTTGAAAAGGAATCCAGAAAGATATTTGGAAATGTATCTCCTGATGTTATTGCAGAGAGAAGTGTTTTGATTCAAGAGTGTTTACGTTCAATTCTCCATTCCAGATTCTTTTCCAGTATCCCAACTCCATTGATTTGGTTTTTGTCCCCTCAAGATTCATTTCCTAGTTCTCCTATGTCAAAGACACCGGTGTCTCAGCCAACCTCTTTTGCTAGAGTGGCAGATACAGAAAATGTTTCCAATTTAGGGAAGACTATATCACTTGTTGTTGAACTTCACCCTTACAAATCTATGAAACAGATGCTAGAAGCACAGCATTATACTTGTGCTGGATGCCACAAACATTTTGATGATGGAAAGACTATGATGCAAGACTTTGTACAGACATTTGGTTGGGGTAAGCCTCGACTTTGTGAATACACTGGTCAATTATATTGTTCTTCATGCCATACAAATGAAACTGCAGTCTTGCCAGCAAGAGTTTTGCATCAATGGGATTTTACTCAATATTTAGTTTCTCAGATGGCTAAATCATATCTGGATTCTATACATGACCAG CCCATGCTTTGTGTTAGTGCAGTTAATCCTTTCCTATTTTCAAAGGTCCCAGCCCTGCTTCATGTCATGGGTATCAGGAAAAAAATAGGGACCATGCTTCCATATGTTCACTGCCCATTTCGTAGGACCATCAACAAAGGACTTGGGTCTCGAAGATATCTTCTTGAAAGCAATGATTTTTTTGCACTTAGAGACCTCATTGATCTTTCCAAAGGGCCTTTTGCAG CACTACCTGTGATGGTGGAAACCGTATCTAGGAAAATACTGGAGCATATTACAGAGCAATGCCTCATATGCTGTGATGTGGGAGTCCCCTGCAGTGCTCGACAAGCTTGTAATGACCCTTCTGCTCTCATTTTCCCTTTTCAG GAAGGTGAGGTTGAAAAGTGTAGATCTTGTGAAGCCTTATTCCATAAAGCTTGCTTCAGAAAGATCATAAACTGCCCTTGTGGGGCACAGCTTAGGCCAGAAGAGAGGGTAGATAATGGGGCTGGTGGTGAGGTTAATAGAACTTTGGGGAGGAGATCTGGTTCTGGGCTGTCTGTAGGACTGCTCTCTGGACTGTTTACAAGGGCAAAGCCGGAAAAGACAGAGCCGAAAGATGGGGACAATGTTATATTAATGGGTTCCTTGCCAAGCACTTCTCTATGA